One Curtobacterium sp. MCLR17_007 DNA window includes the following coding sequences:
- a CDS encoding Nif3-like dinuclear metal center hexameric protein, which translates to MPTLRDLQAVIESLWPVRGAESWDAVGLVSGDLDADVDHVHLAVDAVPDTAREAVALGADLLLTHHPLLLRGVTTVAESTYKGAVLATLIRGGCALVAAHTNADVVATGTSAVLADRIGLTDQRPLEPGATADTGIGRVGVLAEPMSLGALARRIVDVLPATASGVRVSGDYDHPVRTIALCAGAGDAYLGNPLVQDADVYVTSDLRHHPASEFREQAMLSDGPALIDTSHWATEWLWLDVAAEQLRQATGLRVTVSDLRTDPWDFAVLPSAPAPTTEHQHEGA; encoded by the coding sequence ATGCCGACGCTCCGCGATCTCCAGGCCGTGATCGAGTCCCTCTGGCCGGTCCGGGGTGCCGAGTCGTGGGACGCGGTGGGGCTCGTCTCGGGTGACCTCGACGCCGATGTCGACCACGTGCACCTCGCCGTCGACGCCGTCCCGGACACCGCGCGCGAAGCCGTCGCCCTGGGTGCCGACCTGCTGCTGACCCACCACCCGCTGCTGCTGCGCGGTGTCACGACCGTCGCCGAGTCGACCTACAAGGGCGCGGTGCTCGCCACGCTGATCCGCGGCGGCTGCGCGCTCGTCGCCGCGCACACGAACGCCGACGTGGTGGCCACGGGGACCTCGGCCGTGCTCGCGGACCGCATCGGCCTGACCGACCAGCGTCCGCTCGAGCCGGGCGCGACCGCCGACACCGGCATCGGCCGCGTGGGCGTGCTCGCCGAGCCGATGTCGCTCGGTGCCCTGGCCCGCCGCATCGTCGACGTCCTGCCCGCAACGGCATCGGGGGTCCGCGTCTCGGGCGACTACGACCACCCGGTGCGCACGATCGCCCTGTGCGCCGGCGCGGGCGACGCGTACCTCGGCAACCCGCTGGTGCAGGACGCCGACGTCTACGTCACGAGTGACCTGCGGCACCACCCGGCCTCCGAGTTCCGCGAACAGGCCATGCTGTCCGACGGACCGGCACTGATCGACACCTCGCACTGGGCCACCGAGTGGCTCTGGCTCGACGTCGCCGCCGAACAGCTCCGCCAGGCGACCGGCCTCCGCGTCACCGTCAGCGACCTGCGCACCGACCCGTGGGACTTCGCCGTCCTGCCGAGCGCGCCAGCACCCACCACCGAGCACCAGCACGAAGGAGCCTGA
- the map gene encoding type I methionyl aminopeptidase has protein sequence MPRDEHGHLTAGRISPQRPVPKDIERPEYVGRVEPHEHGLGDTYTPDEVERIRVAGRIASQAIDAVGAAIRPGVTTDELDRIGHEFVVAHGAYPSTLGYRGYPKSLCSSVNEVICHGIPDDTVLQDGDIVNIDITAYKDGMHGDTNRTFVVGAAAPEVQDLVTRTEAAMQRGIRAVAPGRQVNVIGRAIESYAKRFGYGVVRDYTGHGVGRAFHSGLIIPHHDAPQHDTVIEAGMVFTIEPMLTLGGIEADIWSDDWTVSTRDKSWTAQFEQTLVVTERGAELLTVS, from the coding sequence ATGCCCCGGGACGAACACGGACACCTGACCGCCGGCCGGATCTCCCCGCAGCGGCCCGTCCCCAAGGACATCGAGCGACCCGAGTACGTCGGCCGGGTCGAACCCCACGAGCACGGCCTCGGCGACACCTACACCCCGGACGAGGTCGAGCGGATCCGCGTCGCCGGACGCATCGCGTCGCAGGCCATCGACGCGGTCGGCGCGGCGATCCGCCCGGGTGTCACCACCGACGAGCTCGACCGGATCGGCCACGAGTTCGTCGTCGCGCACGGCGCGTACCCGTCGACCCTCGGCTACCGCGGGTACCCGAAGTCGCTGTGCTCGTCCGTGAACGAGGTCATCTGCCACGGCATCCCGGACGACACCGTGCTGCAGGACGGCGACATCGTCAACATCGACATCACCGCGTACAAGGACGGCATGCACGGCGACACGAACCGCACGTTCGTCGTCGGTGCCGCCGCACCCGAGGTCCAGGACCTGGTCACCCGCACCGAGGCGGCGATGCAGCGCGGCATCCGCGCCGTCGCTCCCGGGCGCCAGGTGAACGTCATCGGGCGGGCCATCGAGTCCTACGCCAAGCGCTTCGGCTACGGCGTGGTCCGCGACTACACCGGACACGGCGTCGGTCGTGCCTTCCACTCCGGGTTGATCATCCCCCACCACGACGCGCCCCAGCACGACACCGTCATCGAGGCCGGCATGGTGTTCACCATCGAGCCGATGCTCACCCTCGGTGGGATCGAAGCCGACATCTGGTCTGACGACTGGACCGTCAGCACCCGCGACAAGTCGTGGACCGCGCAGTTCGAACAGACCCTCGTCGTCACAGAACGTGGCGCCGAACTCCTCACCGTCTCCTGA
- a CDS encoding alpha/beta fold hydrolase, with protein sequence MSRPRPWVIVPGIWNSDPEHWQSRWQAERHGTAIRIAPTSWSDPDPVDWARAIDRAVAATDGPPVLVAHSLGVIAAWRWLVDHDDCRVAGAFLVAPPDPAAPGFPAAAAGFTLPERSVTTPTLLVVSDDDPYCSTERATAMGEALGADVRRIGEHGHVNVASGVGDWPVGRGLLEDFTAGL encoded by the coding sequence GTGAGCCGACCTCGACCCTGGGTGATCGTGCCCGGCATCTGGAACTCCGACCCCGAGCACTGGCAGTCACGGTGGCAGGCCGAGCGTCACGGGACCGCGATCCGCATCGCGCCGACGTCGTGGTCCGATCCTGACCCGGTCGACTGGGCGCGTGCGATCGACCGCGCGGTCGCGGCCACCGACGGACCACCCGTGCTCGTCGCGCACAGCCTGGGCGTGATCGCGGCGTGGCGGTGGCTCGTGGACCACGACGACTGTCGGGTCGCCGGGGCGTTCCTCGTCGCCCCACCCGACCCCGCGGCGCCCGGCTTCCCCGCGGCAGCGGCCGGCTTCACGCTGCCCGAGCGCTCCGTCACGACGCCCACGCTGCTCGTCGTGAGCGACGACGACCCGTACTGCTCGACCGAGCGGGCGACGGCGATGGGTGAGGCGCTCGGTGCCGACGTCCGTCGGATCGGGGAGCACGGTCACGTGAACGTCGCCAGCGGTGTGGGCGACTGGCCGGTGGGCCGAGGGCTCCTCGAGGACTTCACCGCAGGGCTCTGA
- a CDS encoding NAD+ synthase gives MPRLRLALAQTNPVVGAFARNAAGIVDAVRTAAARGADLVALGEMAISGYPIEDLASRPSFLRAARAAVEQLARTLDDEGLGAVAVVVGHPDGPLPPRPVDVSTAPSAIAANCASVLQHGRVVATTAKHHLPNYSVFDEYRVFIPGDDLLVVRIVDVDVAVIICEDLWRDGGPVARVLDADAGLLLVVNASPWVAGKDEVRLPLVTRRATESDTIVAYVNIVGGQDDLVFDGDSVVVDERGTVLARAPQFRPHVLVVDVDPAPARPDAVVTEHVQRVALDTPDTTPGELPARPPLPRDVAELPDELHAIWDALVLGTRDYVEKNGFRSVVLGLSGGIDSAVCAAIAVDAIGPDAVYGVSMPSRWSSEHSRSDADDVAARLGLRYRTEPIADLVAPFDAQLSLTGLAAENVQARVRAVILMGLSNLDGHLVLTTGNKTELAVGYSTIYGDSVGGFAPIKDVPKTKVWALARWRNAFAASRGETEPIPENSISKPPSAELRDGQQDDDTLPPYEVLDAVLEQYVTRAQGAADIVAMGFDADVVAEVTRLVDRSEWKRRQGAIGPKISGMAFGRDRRLPVTYRP, from the coding sequence ATGCCCCGTCTCCGCTTGGCACTCGCCCAGACCAACCCGGTCGTGGGCGCCTTCGCCCGGAACGCCGCCGGGATCGTCGATGCCGTCCGCACCGCAGCAGCACGCGGCGCGGACCTGGTCGCCCTCGGCGAGATGGCGATCTCCGGCTACCCGATCGAGGACCTGGCGTCGCGGCCCTCGTTCCTCCGTGCCGCGCGAGCCGCAGTCGAACAGCTCGCGCGGACGCTCGACGACGAGGGCCTCGGCGCGGTGGCCGTCGTCGTCGGGCACCCCGACGGACCGCTCCCACCCCGACCCGTCGACGTCAGCACCGCTCCCAGTGCGATCGCGGCGAACTGCGCGAGCGTCCTGCAGCACGGGCGCGTCGTCGCGACCACCGCCAAGCACCACCTGCCGAACTACTCGGTGTTCGACGAGTACCGGGTGTTCATCCCCGGCGACGACCTGCTGGTGGTGCGCATCGTCGACGTCGACGTCGCCGTCATCATCTGCGAGGACCTGTGGCGTGACGGGGGTCCGGTCGCACGGGTCCTCGACGCGGACGCGGGGCTGCTGCTCGTGGTGAACGCCTCGCCGTGGGTCGCCGGCAAGGACGAGGTGCGCCTGCCCCTCGTCACCCGTCGTGCGACCGAGTCGGACACGATCGTCGCCTACGTCAACATCGTCGGCGGTCAGGACGACCTGGTGTTCGACGGCGACTCGGTCGTGGTGGACGAACGCGGGACGGTCCTGGCCCGTGCGCCGCAGTTCCGCCCGCACGTGCTCGTCGTGGACGTCGACCCCGCACCCGCTCGACCCGACGCCGTCGTCACCGAGCACGTGCAGCGGGTCGCGCTCGACACCCCGGACACGACGCCGGGCGAGCTCCCCGCACGTCCGCCGCTCCCTCGCGACGTGGCCGAGCTCCCCGACGAGCTGCACGCGATCTGGGACGCGCTCGTCCTCGGTACGCGGGACTACGTCGAGAAGAACGGCTTCCGGTCCGTCGTGCTCGGCCTCTCCGGCGGCATCGACTCCGCCGTCTGCGCGGCCATCGCCGTCGACGCCATCGGTCCGGACGCGGTGTACGGCGTGTCGATGCCCTCGCGGTGGTCGTCGGAGCACTCGCGGTCCGACGCCGACGACGTCGCCGCCCGGCTCGGGCTGCGCTACCGGACCGAGCCCATCGCCGACCTCGTCGCGCCCTTCGACGCCCAGCTGTCCCTGACCGGGCTGGCGGCCGAGAACGTTCAGGCCCGGGTGCGCGCGGTGATCCTGATGGGCCTGTCGAACCTCGACGGGCACCTGGTGCTGACCACGGGCAACAAGACCGAGCTCGCCGTCGGGTACTCGACGATCTACGGGGACTCCGTCGGTGGGTTCGCCCCGATCAAGGACGTGCCGAAGACGAAGGTCTGGGCACTCGCGCGCTGGCGGAACGCGTTCGCGGCGTCGCGGGGCGAGACCGAACCGATCCCGGAGAACTCGATCTCGAAGCCGCCGTCCGCCGAACTCCGCGACGGACAGCAGGACGACGACACCCTGCCGCCGTACGAGGTCCTCGACGCGGTCCTCGAGCAGTACGTCACGCGGGCCCAGGGCGCGGCGGACATCGTCGCGATGGGCTTCGACGCCGACGTCGTCGCCGAGGTCACCCGGCTGGTGGACCGGTCCGAGTGGAAGCGTCGCCAGGGCGCCATCGGCCCGAAGATCTCGGGCATGGCCTTCGGCCGTGACCGGCGACTGCCGGTGACCTACCGACCCTGA
- the ppgK gene encoding polyphosphate--glucose phosphotransferase: MTSLAVGVDIGGTGIKGAIVDTATGELTTERIKKATPEGGKPHDIVAVVVEILDELAPASDVAVGVCFPAIVRDGKTMSAANVSKKWIGFEAEALFEKELGRSIHFVNDADAAGFAEQQFGAAKGRDGLVIMTTLGTGIGTALINDGVLIVNAELGHLEIDGVDYETKASFAAKERDELSWKHWAKRLQKYYSRLEALLSPELFVVGGGVSKHHEEFLPLLDLQAPVIPATLRNNAGIIGAATLAARSA; the protein is encoded by the coding sequence ATGACCTCACTCGCAGTCGGCGTCGACATCGGCGGTACGGGCATCAAGGGCGCGATCGTCGACACGGCGACCGGCGAACTCACCACTGAGCGGATCAAGAAGGCCACACCGGAAGGGGGCAAGCCGCACGACATCGTGGCGGTCGTGGTCGAGATCCTCGACGAGCTCGCCCCGGCCTCGGACGTCGCGGTCGGCGTCTGCTTCCCGGCGATCGTGCGCGACGGCAAGACCATGTCGGCGGCGAACGTGTCGAAGAAGTGGATCGGCTTCGAGGCCGAGGCCCTGTTCGAGAAGGAACTCGGACGCTCCATCCACTTCGTCAACGACGCCGACGCAGCCGGGTTCGCCGAGCAGCAGTTCGGCGCGGCGAAGGGTCGCGACGGCCTGGTCATCATGACGACCCTCGGCACGGGCATCGGCACGGCGCTCATCAACGACGGCGTGCTCATCGTCAACGCGGAGCTCGGCCACCTGGAGATCGACGGGGTGGACTACGAGACGAAGGCGTCCTTCGCGGCCAAGGAGCGCGACGAGCTGTCGTGGAAGCACTGGGCGAAGCGGCTGCAGAAGTACTACTCCCGGCTCGAAGCGCTGCTCTCCCCGGAGCTGTTCGTCGTCGGCGGCGGCGTGTCGAAGCACCACGAGGAGTTCCTCCCGCTGCTCGACCTGCAGGCCCCGGTCATCCCGGCGACGCTCCGCAACAACGCGGGCATCATCGGGGCGGCGACCCTGGCCGCACGAAGCGCCTGA
- the glnA gene encoding type I glutamate--ammonia ligase, protein MDKQTDFVLRTIEERGIKFIRLWFTDVIGTLKSVAIAPAEVEGAFAEGIGFDGSAIEGLSRSYEADVLAHPDPSTFQILPWRGEIDPTARMFCDIATPDGQPAVADPRNVLKRTLARASERGFTFYTHPEIEFYLLKDRDWKDGGPKPVDQAGYFDNVPGGSAHDFRRRAVRMLEDLGISVEFSHHEAGPGQNEIDLRYADALTMADNIMTFRTVVKEVAIEQGVYATFMPKPISGQPGSGMHTHVSLFEGDQNAFYEPGGEYQLSTTAKQFIAGVLKHAPEITAVTNQFVNSYKRLWGGDEAPSFVTWGHNNRSALVRVPLYKPNKGQSSRIEYRGIDSAANPYLAYSLLLAAGLKGIEEGYELPPEAEDNVWSLSDSERKALGYAQLPASLDHALSLMEDSELVAETLGEQVFNFVLLNKRQEWKRYRDQVTPFELDTNLGML, encoded by the coding sequence ATGGACAAGCAGACGGACTTCGTGCTCCGCACCATCGAGGAGCGGGGCATCAAGTTCATCCGACTCTGGTTCACGGACGTCATCGGGACCCTGAAGTCGGTCGCGATCGCCCCGGCCGAGGTCGAGGGCGCCTTCGCCGAGGGCATCGGCTTCGACGGCTCCGCGATCGAGGGCCTCAGCCGTTCCTACGAGGCAGACGTCCTCGCGCACCCGGACCCCTCCACGTTCCAGATCCTGCCCTGGCGCGGTGAGATCGACCCCACCGCACGGATGTTCTGCGACATCGCGACGCCCGACGGGCAGCCGGCCGTCGCCGACCCGCGCAACGTCCTCAAGCGCACGCTGGCGCGGGCGAGCGAGCGCGGGTTCACGTTCTACACGCACCCCGAGATCGAGTTCTACCTGCTCAAGGACCGCGACTGGAAGGACGGCGGCCCGAAGCCCGTCGACCAGGCCGGCTACTTCGACAACGTCCCCGGCGGCAGCGCCCACGACTTCCGCCGCCGCGCGGTGCGCATGCTCGAGGACCTCGGCATCTCGGTGGAGTTCAGCCACCACGAGGCCGGTCCCGGGCAGAACGAGATCGACCTGCGGTACGCCGACGCGCTGACCATGGCCGACAACATCATGACCTTCCGCACCGTCGTGAAAGAGGTGGCGATCGAGCAGGGCGTCTACGCGACGTTCATGCCGAAGCCGATCTCCGGTCAGCCCGGCTCCGGCATGCACACCCACGTGTCGCTGTTCGAGGGCGACCAGAACGCGTTCTACGAGCCCGGCGGCGAGTACCAGCTCTCGACCACCGCCAAGCAGTTCATCGCCGGAGTGCTCAAGCACGCGCCGGAGATCACGGCGGTCACCAACCAGTTCGTGAACTCGTACAAGCGACTCTGGGGCGGCGACGAGGCCCCCTCGTTCGTCACGTGGGGCCACAACAACCGGTCGGCCCTGGTCCGCGTACCGCTCTACAAGCCGAACAAGGGCCAGTCGTCCCGCATCGAGTACCGCGGCATCGACTCCGCGGCGAACCCGTACCTGGCGTACTCGCTGCTGCTGGCCGCGGGACTCAAGGGCATCGAAGAGGGCTACGAGCTCCCGCCCGAGGCCGAGGACAACGTGTGGAGCCTGTCCGACTCCGAGCGCAAGGCCCTCGGGTACGCGCAGCTGCCGGCCAGCCTCGACCACGCCCTGTCGCTGATGGAGGACTCCGAACTCGTGGCCGAGACCCTCGGCGAGCAGGTCTTCAACTTCGTGCTGCTGAACAAGCGGCAGGAGTGGAAGCGCTACCGCGACCAGGTCACGCCGTTCGAGCTCGACACCAACCTGGGCATGCTGTAA
- a CDS encoding SPOR domain-containing protein → MSDERIESQWWFNDKTHTVEQGPQSPQRDRIGPFETREEAEHALDRIKANNEQWDEES, encoded by the coding sequence ATGAGCGACGAACGCATCGAGTCCCAGTGGTGGTTCAACGACAAGACCCACACCGTCGAACAGGGCCCGCAGTCTCCGCAGCGCGACCGCATCGGCCCGTTCGAGACGCGCGAGGAAGCGGAGCACGCGCTCGACCGCATCAAGGCCAACAACGAGCAGTGGGACGAGGAGTCCTGA